GCGGCACGAAGACGCAGCTCCCTCTCGTAGAGGTAGACGAGAAGATCGACGAGAGAAAGGGACGAGGCGAGGTGCCCCGACTTGGCCATGCCGACCATGCGGACCACATCCTTGCGCACGTCGACGGCCCGAGCCCGAAGGGCTTTCAACATCTCTCCGTTCAAGAGTCCGAGACCTCCTCCATCCTTCGTCGGGCCCAGGCAAGATCGCCTTCGATCCGTTTCCCGGCGGCCCGGAGATTCGCGTCGCGATCCTCTTCGCCCGCGACGGGGAAAGCGATCCCCCCCCGTCCCTCCCATAGAGGGATGTTCCAGGCCTCGGCAAAAGCCCTCACTTTCGGGTCATAGGGGATGGCGACAGAGGAAACGCCTTCGATGAGGGAGAGGACGTTGAAGTGGAGGCGCATCCCCACAGCGCTCCCTCCGCGGGCCCAGGCGGGCCCCACGTCGAAGAGATTCTTCAGGTGAAGAAGCTCCGTGAGGGGTAGCCGCCCCTCACGGCGGAGGCGATCCATGAGCGCCTCGTCTTCGGAGGCCATGGCCACGCCGACGAGGGGAAGGCCCCTCTCTTCGGCGAGAGCCGTCACCGCCTCGGCGGCCCTGCCGGGAAGATCGCCCCAGGGGCGCAGATTGACCAAAAGAGCCTCGCCTCGCGACGGAAGACGTTGGGGCTCCAGGGCAAGAACGGGATCAGGGGACAGCAGGGCGGCGATCCCCCAACTCTCCAGAAGAGATCGAGACGGCTCGTCTCGAACGACGACAAGG
The DNA window shown above is from Aminithiophilus ramosus and carries:
- the csaB gene encoding polysaccharide pyruvyl transferase CsaB; the encoded protein is MLLCGYYGFGNLGDELLAQSLVALLVKTGLDRREIALLSADPAGSQAALGVASFDRWSLGGIVTALSRSRTLLLGGGGLFQDSTSSRSPLFYGTVVALARLLGCRPWSFGQSVGPLRSALGRMVARNALAACPLVVVRDEPSRSLLESWGIAALLSPDPVLALEPQRLPSRGEALLVNLRPWGDLPGRAAEAVTALAEERGLPLVGVAMASEDEALMDRLRREGRLPLTELLHLKNLFDVGPAWARGGSAVGMRLHFNVLSLIEGVSSVAIPYDPKVRAFAEAWNIPLWEGRGGIAFPVAGEEDRDANLRAAGKRIEGDLAWARRRMEEVSDS